A genomic stretch from Bacteroidetes Order II. bacterium includes:
- the tssJ gene encoding type VI secretion system lipoprotein TssJ, with protein MKRYFMTQTVLLLTLLAGAVLLPGCSLFKKKKAPQTVVTAPVETRRSVELTVKADATLNGGNRVRVVIYQLQRKELFMASSRQAFWLKKETLLPDIAGDPNQILSFEIDPNVSKNHKVFLYENTKYIGVAVDFFRPDGNLWRTVTEINPNKNSMLQVTVQGSAVSIK; from the coding sequence ATGAAACGTTACTTTATGACCCAAACGGTTCTTTTGTTAACCCTCTTGGCGGGGGCTGTTTTATTACCAGGCTGTTCATTGTTTAAAAAGAAAAAGGCGCCGCAAACGGTTGTTACTGCACCCGTAGAAACAAGACGGTCGGTAGAACTAACCGTTAAAGCCGATGCAACCTTGAATGGCGGAAACCGCGTTAGGGTTGTAATCTATCAACTTCAGCGTAAGGAATTGTTCATGGCTTCATCCCGACAGGCATTTTGGCTAAAAAAAGAAACCTTATTGCCAGATATTGCGGGAGATCCAAATCAAATTCTTAGCTTTGAAATTGATCCCAATGTGTCAAAAAACCATAAGGTGTTTTTGTACGAAAACACCAAGTATATTGGGGTTGCGGTTGATTTTTTCCGGCCTGATGGTAACTTATGGCGTACTGTAACCGAAATAAATCCAAATAAAAACAGTATGCTTCAGGTTACTGTCCAAGGAAGTGCTGTTTCAATTAAGTAA
- a CDS encoding tetratricopeptide repeat protein — protein MRHVNWLFLLILVFYAGCSGMQQTKPPKVRLLEYERLLVKNPGNPVMMRELGIAHFELNQFDQAESYLKDAIVRSPADPKIALFYGLVLEATNRRASALDIYKGYSQYDPKVNFTRLLEGRYLNLTRAILRSEIAELARKETSGELTNGRLEQNAVAVFPFNYLGKNKQYEPLSRGIAALIITDLGSIQGLKLLERLQIGVLQQEIARGQTGFIDPESAPRAGRILGASKVVSGNFNVSAKQQITIDAGYWDVLKDESDFKTEPGPLSDLFRLQKSVVIKLLESMKIPITAQERQKILGTVPTQNLQAFLAYCRGMEAEDAGDVLGALRNFRRAVELDPKFQKARELLDKNINRQAAGSSWKDINISYDFNGAGKNGGSGLGTDQLVADRLQAVGTEMGSNLFPNPEKRNPTDEFGRISEQADLPRPPSFPPKGN, from the coding sequence ATGAGACATGTAAACTGGTTGTTTCTACTTATCTTGGTTTTTTATGCCGGTTGTAGTGGGATGCAACAAACAAAACCGCCCAAAGTCAGACTTCTGGAATATGAAAGACTCTTGGTTAAAAATCCGGGTAATCCGGTTATGATGCGGGAATTGGGGATCGCACACTTCGAACTGAATCAATTTGATCAGGCTGAAAGCTACCTCAAAGATGCCATTGTTCGCTCGCCTGCTGATCCGAAAATTGCGCTTTTTTATGGCTTGGTCTTAGAAGCCACCAACCGGAGAGCCTCTGCATTAGATATTTATAAAGGCTATTCGCAATACGACCCTAAAGTCAATTTTACCCGGCTCTTGGAAGGGCGTTACCTGAATTTGACGCGGGCGATTCTTCGGTCGGAGATAGCAGAATTGGCACGTAAGGAAACTTCGGGCGAACTCACCAATGGTCGTTTAGAACAAAATGCTGTTGCCGTTTTCCCGTTTAATTATTTAGGTAAGAACAAGCAATACGAGCCTTTGAGCCGTGGAATTGCAGCGTTAATCATTACAGACTTAGGTTCTATTCAGGGGTTGAAGTTACTAGAACGGCTTCAAATTGGCGTTTTGCAACAAGAAATTGCGAGGGGACAAACTGGTTTTATTGATCCGGAATCTGCTCCACGGGCAGGCCGGATACTGGGGGCGTCCAAAGTGGTTTCTGGGAATTTCAATGTTTCGGCCAAACAACAAATCACCATTGATGCCGGATATTGGGATGTGTTGAAGGATGAATCGGACTTTAAGACGGAGCCAGGGCCTCTTTCCGATTTGTTCCGACTCCAAAAAAGCGTGGTGATCAAATTGTTGGAAAGCATGAAGATTCCGATTACAGCGCAGGAGCGTCAAAAAATATTAGGAACCGTACCTACCCAAAATCTTCAGGCATTTCTGGCGTATTGCCGGGGTATGGAGGCCGAAGACGCTGGTGATGTACTGGGCGCACTGCGCAATTTTAGACGGGCAGTGGAATTGGATCCTAAATTCCAAAAAGCACGCGAATTGCTCGATAAAAACATAAACCGACAGGCTGCCGGAAGTAGCTGGAAAGACATTAATATCTCTTATGACTTCAATGGAGCGGGTAAAAATGGGGGATCAGGATTGGGTACAGATCAGTTGGTAGCCGATCGTTTGCAGGCTGTTGGGACGGAAATGGGGTCTAACCTCTTCCCAAATCCTGAAAAACGCAATCCGACCGATGAATTTGGCCGCATCTCAGAACAGGCCGATTTGCCGCGCCCACCCAGTTTTCCGCCAAAAGGCAATTGA
- a CDS encoding serine/threonine-protein phosphatase gives MAQKQMPHLLQLGEKTDVGRVRTENQDACGHFVGMPQDDKPAVHLYVVADGMGGHADGRIASSTAVSTIGEAYFSRRVGSVLTRLEHAFQEANLNIHKLLKDLPGGQIMGTTCTALLVEGDRVFVAHVGDSRLYRIRPDKAEQISEDHTMISAMVKKGILTPQEAERHPQRSMLERALGPEPHVEVDTFEIDRLHLNDVYVLCSDGLGDVHLPEISEIVQAMPPQEAAEKMVVLANERGGLDNSTVQVIRVAPSDKPIEYVTSTASFDAQRHYQKAHPTVATGVWNALEQPEVWRNDRGHAVLPPPPEAKDRPKWLIPLISGLVMLIVVGAVWFNLDLLNRSKSASVALQNEPYNENAYSNTNPVTEPETPKAAYGTQDNVAPLISDNPLSNGSKPSALPGITPPITRDSKPEAARITTKPKENPVSNKPDPFKPETEKPQEQGKDGAKLASGLADAWQNLQAGNHQAAVSRFIALESEFGKTPEYREERSKAAKKLMSLGDGKRATPATALDLYRKSQQLLDSETIQSRITEIQKMETNN, from the coding sequence ATGGCACAAAAACAAATGCCTCACCTGCTACAATTGGGTGAAAAAACCGATGTCGGCCGGGTTCGTACCGAAAACCAAGATGCTTGCGGGCATTTTGTGGGAATGCCACAGGACGATAAACCCGCAGTCCACCTGTATGTTGTGGCCGATGGTATGGGCGGTCATGCCGATGGCAGGATTGCGAGTAGCACGGCAGTTAGTACAATTGGCGAGGCTTATTTTTCTCGTCGTGTTGGCTCGGTACTCACTCGTTTAGAACACGCTTTTCAGGAAGCCAACCTCAATATCCACAAACTGTTGAAAGATTTGCCCGGTGGACAAATCATGGGGACTACTTGTACAGCTTTATTGGTAGAGGGAGATCGGGTTTTTGTTGCGCATGTTGGGGATAGCCGTTTATATCGGATTCGTCCGGATAAAGCAGAGCAAATCTCGGAAGACCATACCATGATTTCTGCGATGGTAAAAAAAGGAATTCTGACCCCACAAGAGGCCGAACGCCATCCACAAAGATCCATGTTGGAACGCGCTTTGGGGCCAGAGCCGCATGTAGAGGTGGATACCTTCGAGATAGACCGATTACATCTGAATGATGTATATGTGCTTTGCAGTGATGGTCTCGGAGATGTGCATTTGCCAGAGATATCCGAAATTGTCCAGGCAATGCCCCCGCAAGAAGCGGCAGAGAAAATGGTGGTTCTTGCAAACGAACGAGGGGGGTTGGATAACTCGACTGTACAGGTGATTCGGGTGGCGCCATCCGATAAGCCCATTGAATATGTGACCTCAACCGCCTCTTTTGATGCCCAGCGGCACTACCAAAAGGCACATCCAACCGTTGCAACGGGTGTCTGGAACGCATTAGAACAACCGGAAGTGTGGCGAAACGACCGTGGACATGCCGTCTTACCTCCACCGCCAGAAGCCAAAGACCGCCCAAAGTGGCTGATTCCATTGATTTCTGGTTTGGTTATGTTGATTGTGGTTGGGGCCGTTTGGTTCAACTTAGATTTACTGAACCGCTCTAAATCAGCTTCGGTAGCGTTACAAAATGAGCCTTATAATGAAAACGCTTATTCAAATACAAACCCGGTAACAGAACCGGAAACACCAAAAGCGGCTTATGGGACCCAAGACAATGTGGCTCCTTTAATATCTGATAATCCTCTGAGTAATGGATCCAAGCCATCAGCACTTCCGGGAATCACACCGCCAATAACTAGGGATAGCAAACCAGAGGCGGCAAGAATTACAACCAAACCAAAAGAAAATCCCGTTTCGAACAAGCCCGATCCTTTCAAGCCGGAGACAGAAAAGCCGCAAGAACAAGGAAAAGATGGTGCAAAGTTGGCGAGTGGATTGGCCGATGCGTGGCAAAATCTTCAGGCAGGAAATCACCAAGCGGCTGTGAGTCGGTTTATTGCGTTAGAATCTGAATTCGGGAAAACCCCTGAATATCGGGAAGAACGAAGCAAAGCGGCAAAAAAATTGATGTCGTTAGGAGATGGTAAACGGGCAACGCCGGCAACCGCCTTGGATTTGTACCGAAAGTCTCAACAACTCTTGGATAGCGAAACAATCCAAAGCCGAATTACGGAAATTCAAAAAATGGAAACCAATAATTAA
- a CDS encoding FHA domain-containing protein — MLLKIIVSHSVRDDFSSDYLFDEGPVTIGRLPENKVVLPDRELIVGRHHAVIYLEEAFAWIVDESSKNFTFLNGEKLEHGKKYQLRDQDHLEIGKYQLRLLDLTPKDEPDRTPEAEGQTAVQPAYNPFTDLVRGLTDVLQQIKASYVQADPGTRLIDLENAFHRGLGALATDEIALKMVDAIRPKAESSPVQVSALSAEPEKLQGVAPLEVPGFVPYAGIDVQNKTEWERAIGGIYSTGQDGLILKRMAVVDDVMLRIVEKLIKIPAHFRLEFLGHSFIPHASGFPFHTATVEQYKAFLYDIHVPYEVLRARLSALEQIADAVLYHEIALLEGYKQAVQSGVLRILDQLNPEYIKNVAEKEGQDLYTVGMLSHAKWLKLVQQAHYELVREDKGVVEKTIFRPGFVKAYLAKIESVK; from the coding sequence ATGTTACTCAAAATCATTGTAAGTCACTCTGTTCGGGATGATTTTTCGTCCGACTACCTCTTTGATGAAGGACCCGTAACCATTGGTCGTCTTCCAGAAAACAAAGTGGTTTTACCGGATCGTGAATTGATTGTGGGGCGACATCATGCTGTTATCTACCTCGAAGAAGCCTTTGCATGGATTGTGGACGAGTCCAGTAAGAATTTTACGTTCTTAAATGGAGAAAAACTCGAACACGGAAAGAAGTACCAACTTCGGGACCAAGACCACCTGGAAATTGGCAAATACCAATTAAGACTATTGGATCTTACGCCAAAAGATGAACCGGACAGAACTCCTGAAGCCGAAGGGCAAACAGCCGTCCAGCCTGCATATAATCCTTTTACAGACTTGGTTCGTGGATTAACCGATGTGCTTCAGCAGATCAAAGCCTCCTATGTACAGGCCGATCCAGGGACACGTTTGATAGATTTGGAAAATGCATTCCACCGAGGGCTGGGGGCGCTTGCCACCGATGAAATAGCCCTTAAAATGGTGGATGCCATTCGCCCCAAAGCCGAGTCCTCGCCTGTACAGGTATCCGCTCTTTCGGCAGAGCCAGAAAAGCTACAAGGTGTTGCCCCTTTGGAGGTGCCAGGGTTTGTTCCTTACGCTGGGATTGATGTCCAAAATAAAACGGAGTGGGAACGGGCGATTGGAGGAATTTATAGTACTGGGCAGGACGGGTTAATTTTAAAACGCATGGCCGTGGTGGATGATGTGATGTTGCGCATTGTAGAGAAACTGATTAAAATTCCGGCACATTTTAGGCTGGAGTTTTTGGGCCATTCCTTCATCCCGCATGCTTCTGGTTTTCCGTTCCATACGGCAACGGTCGAGCAATATAAAGCCTTTTTGTATGATATTCATGTGCCTTACGAGGTCTTGCGTGCACGTTTATCGGCTTTAGAACAGATCGCAGACGCGGTGCTTTACCATGAAATTGCCTTGCTCGAAGGCTATAAGCAGGCGGTTCAATCCGGCGTTTTACGAATCTTGGATCAATTAAATCCGGAATACATAAAAAATGTTGCAGAGAAAGAAGGCCAAGATCTGTACACCGTTGGCATGTTGAGTCACGCAAAGTGGCTAAAATTGGTACAACAGGCGCACTATGAACTGGTTCGGGAGGACAAAGGAGTGGTTGAGAAAACCATTTTTAGGCCCGGTTTTGTGAAAGCCTATCTGGCCAAAATAGAGTCGGTTAAATAG
- a CDS encoding protein kinase, with protein sequence MVGQYIDIYRVTQKLGQGGMGQVWKAIDTQLDRTVALKVMNVQDPMFLQRFRAEAKALAMLDHPNIVRVFGMRETPIGMVIIMEFVEGKDWSDLISQGKYNTPEDVANISSQLLSALEYAHSKAIIHRDIKPSNIMIMADGTVKVTDFGLAKLIDPQATIAGNPLTQAGQAVGSLYYMSPEQVKGLDSVDQRTDIYSTGITMYEALAGRPPFEDVTATSPYVIQKKIVDGDVPAITSAAPGIPADLAKVINRAIQVRPDRRYSSAADMRLGLQQLATGKQSSSVPPASSSKKTVLPPKSVTTRPTNPNWIMFGGIAAVVVLGFVAVWFFVLKPQPKPGPQPQQNITQNDPLPNSNTSLQPSQIDNPTVPHVNNTPASTNNTSDTPVLTTPPPKNNTPARDRIQQGVQTIRENVQNREPIITRPTQPQTKPNNVNNNSQTTPPVTEKPKEDPKPEPPAAEGSFMVTVVGPNGEPLPATISTDLGSGYGARKRFTGKPGVYSVSVKGPDGTTKNTSVKVVAGTTTPVTVRF encoded by the coding sequence ATGGTAGGTCAGTACATTGATATTTATCGGGTTACGCAAAAACTTGGCCAGGGAGGCATGGGGCAGGTCTGGAAAGCGATAGACACCCAACTTGATCGGACGGTTGCACTTAAGGTAATGAACGTGCAAGACCCCATGTTTTTGCAACGCTTCCGGGCAGAGGCGAAAGCCTTGGCCATGTTAGACCATCCCAATATTGTACGTGTTTTTGGAATGCGTGAAACGCCTATTGGCATGGTTATCATTATGGAGTTTGTGGAAGGAAAAGATTGGTCGGACCTGATTTCCCAGGGCAAGTACAACACGCCAGAAGATGTGGCCAATATTTCCAGTCAGTTACTGAGTGCGTTGGAATATGCCCACTCGAAAGCCATTATTCACCGGGATATCAAGCCGAGCAATATTATGATCATGGCCGATGGAACGGTTAAAGTGACCGATTTTGGCCTTGCAAAGCTTATTGATCCACAAGCAACCATTGCTGGAAATCCTTTGACCCAAGCCGGTCAAGCCGTTGGTAGTTTATACTATATGTCTCCTGAGCAGGTAAAAGGGTTGGATTCGGTGGATCAGCGCACTGACATCTATTCTACAGGGATTACCATGTACGAGGCTTTGGCTGGACGCCCACCTTTCGAGGATGTAACGGCTACCTCGCCCTATGTTATCCAGAAAAAGATTGTGGATGGCGATGTTCCCGCTATTACTTCGGCGGCTCCGGGTATTCCGGCCGACCTTGCCAAAGTGATTAATAGGGCCATTCAGGTACGTCCCGATAGACGGTATTCGAGCGCAGCAGATATGCGTCTTGGATTGCAACAATTGGCAACAGGTAAGCAGTCTTCATCTGTCCCGCCTGCTTCTTCCAGTAAAAAAACGGTACTTCCACCTAAAAGTGTAACAACCCGCCCAACAAATCCCAATTGGATCATGTTCGGTGGTATCGCAGCGGTGGTGGTTTTGGGCTTTGTAGCAGTATGGTTTTTTGTCCTAAAGCCACAGCCCAAGCCCGGCCCCCAACCGCAGCAAAACATCACACAAAATGATCCCTTACCAAATTCCAATACAAGCCTACAACCAAGCCAGATAGATAATCCTACCGTGCCCCACGTGAACAATACACCTGCCTCCACGAACAATACAAGTGATACACCTGTTTTGACTACGCCACCACCAAAGAACAACACCCCAGCCCGTGATCGGATTCAGCAAGGAGTACAGACCATTCGTGAAAACGTGCAAAACCGAGAACCCATTATTACGCGGCCAACCCAACCACAAACCAAGCCCAATAATGTCAATAACAATAGCCAAACAACTCCTCCTGTCACCGAAAAACCAAAAGAAGACCCAAAGCCTGAGCCTCCAGCGGCAGAAGGTTCGTTTATGGTAACAGTAGTGGGCCCGAATGGTGAACCGCTTCCGGCGACCATTTCAACCGATCTGGGTTCTGGTTATGGTGCTCGCAAGAGGTTTACAGGAAAACCTGGGGTCTATTCGGTTTCGGTAAAAGGCCCTGATGGCACCACCAAAAATACTTCTGTTAAGGTGGTGGCGGGGACGACAACCCCTGTAACTGTCCGTTTCTAA
- a CDS encoding FHA domain-containing protein, whose protein sequence is MQTNIRVSILKGPISGDKDAFQFSQTFNIGRDATCQIHLPSPLVSRTHADVSFENGQWVLYDRNSTNGIWVNGARIARVVLDTTKEVEFGRNGPLLRFEVESLVRSVAETPITTPEAGLATSFWQSLGEISGTAPSFTESPVPQTPPETVASALESGFFAALSGEVTPDTSSAKVMGETSPLSEKPSVESGLFTSADPSNESLFASRPDGPAFEDLKNVPHFEEPPTNVSAKSGLESGFFRSLSEMAPEVPVTPSSAVGSDSSGVTGLESGFFRSLSQMEEESPSLSREAPEQPEPTSAAEPTTAPSLGTGFFAALAEEVPPEDTPPTSTDSIVPALPSGIFRSLSELPQSAPVPTEDTPATPDENVELGFSSGISSALQDLKGLSGSVAPDAPQAGLNTGFFKALAHVAGEAPTSAPPQPVSWDSPDKAGWDTDAPSPSAVPVVTPWSSAPPTDKPDWLPAQTDWGKENTPPHVAPVYEWSTPGMPASPPAPTDEPSSDNLFNQWGTAEAPPAGGLEWGAPPVKAGTDWEIPQHPQSAGMDWGSEPPARDKPTAGEWEAAQPSAIDPGFSWQPAPNSGHNDWHPTPSSETPLPPSSDAWSTPSASAPANNPPADWGSGSKWEPSAIAPSYQEASKTPPSAQGSVSGYMRKFESGQTAEMGSRTQMMMAAFTRMSKRDKRKYYYIIGIVAVALVIAAIWAFWKHNESSSLGEALDASNVALTTQDSLNVVLFYQIKELQLKFANDSTLNTNKKLRDETARKIIEMQQAYSEKMRARPQYRAVVNLANSGNASGNVDKLIYDITRLFGENEMVMPAGYVEKVKQYIKYWQSSSRYVNALRTAQENGYVEPIVASFMKRGVPPQFFYLGMQESNFNTKIVGPPTRYGHAKGMWQFIPATGTRYGLKIGPLKDVGVYDPEDERHDHVKAGEAAAGYIADIYKTDAQASGLCVMASYNWGEGNVIKRIRAMPNNPRDRNFWNMYTQTWMPEETKNYVFYITAAAVIGENPRLFGFNFDNPLAAAIQKVGSGQYVMPGGGSPAYSDLPPMTLAMDSEREQLFKFRTFW, encoded by the coding sequence ATGCAAACAAACATTCGCGTTTCAATCCTGAAAGGGCCAATATCTGGTGATAAGGATGCCTTTCAATTTAGTCAGACCTTCAACATAGGTCGGGATGCCACGTGTCAAATCCATCTTCCCAGCCCTTTGGTGAGTCGCACACATGCAGATGTGTCGTTTGAAAATGGGCAATGGGTCTTGTATGACCGTAATAGTACGAACGGTATTTGGGTAAACGGTGCCCGTATTGCTCGTGTTGTATTGGACACTACAAAGGAGGTGGAATTTGGTCGAAATGGTCCGTTATTGAGATTTGAGGTTGAGTCATTGGTCCGTTCTGTGGCAGAAACGCCTATAACAACCCCAGAAGCAGGCTTGGCAACTTCCTTTTGGCAATCGTTGGGTGAGATCTCAGGAACAGCGCCCAGTTTTACAGAATCGCCCGTTCCTCAAACACCACCAGAAACGGTAGCCTCCGCTTTGGAATCTGGTTTTTTTGCTGCGTTATCAGGGGAGGTCACGCCGGATACGTCTTCTGCCAAGGTTATGGGAGAAACATCCCCCCTTTCGGAAAAACCCTCCGTCGAGTCGGGCTTATTTACATCTGCAGACCCTTCAAACGAATCACTTTTTGCCAGCCGTCCTGATGGGCCTGCTTTTGAAGACCTGAAAAATGTTCCCCACTTTGAGGAACCACCCACTAACGTCAGTGCTAAATCTGGATTGGAGTCGGGTTTTTTTCGTTCATTATCGGAAATGGCTCCTGAGGTTCCTGTCACGCCGAGTTCAGCCGTCGGGTCTGATTCTTCTGGTGTAACTGGATTGGAATCGGGTTTTTTCCGTTCATTATCGCAAATGGAAGAGGAAAGCCCATCGCTAAGCAGGGAAGCACCTGAACAGCCGGAACCAACATCAGCCGCAGAACCAACAACGGCCCCCTCATTAGGCACAGGCTTTTTTGCTGCTTTAGCAGAGGAAGTGCCGCCAGAGGACACGCCACCTACCAGCACCGATTCTATTGTGCCGGCTTTGCCATCAGGCATTTTTCGGTCATTGTCCGAGTTGCCTCAGTCTGCCCCTGTGCCCACAGAGGACACGCCCGCTACGCCGGATGAAAACGTGGAACTGGGCTTCTCGTCTGGCATTAGTTCAGCCCTTCAAGACTTAAAAGGGTTATCTGGGAGCGTAGCGCCGGATGCACCTCAAGCCGGATTGAATACTGGTTTTTTTAAAGCGTTAGCGCATGTTGCAGGCGAGGCTCCGACATCGGCACCGCCGCAACCAGTCTCATGGGATTCGCCTGATAAGGCTGGTTGGGATACTGATGCGCCATCTCCATCCGCTGTACCAGTCGTTACACCTTGGTCATCGGCTCCTCCTACGGATAAACCAGATTGGCTTCCTGCACAAACAGATTGGGGTAAAGAGAATACGCCGCCACACGTTGCGCCCGTTTACGAATGGAGTACTCCGGGGATGCCTGCTTCTCCTCCTGCGCCTACGGATGAACCATCTTCTGACAATCTGTTCAATCAATGGGGAACAGCGGAGGCGCCACCAGCGGGCGGATTGGAATGGGGGGCACCACCTGTTAAAGCAGGCACAGATTGGGAGATACCACAGCATCCTCAAAGTGCAGGAATGGATTGGGGTAGTGAACCCCCAGCCCGCGATAAACCAACTGCGGGTGAATGGGAAGCCGCGCAGCCATCGGCTATAGATCCTGGGTTTAGTTGGCAACCTGCGCCAAATTCTGGCCATAACGATTGGCACCCAACACCAAGTAGTGAAACACCCTTGCCTCCATCTTCGGATGCATGGTCCACGCCATCGGCCTCGGCTCCTGCAAATAATCCACCAGCCGATTGGGGTAGTGGGTCTAAGTGGGAACCATCCGCCATTGCCCCGTCGTATCAGGAAGCCTCAAAAACGCCCCCTTCTGCGCAAGGATCTGTTTCGGGCTATATGCGGAAGTTTGAATCTGGTCAAACTGCGGAAATGGGTTCGCGCACGCAGATGATGATGGCAGCATTTACGCGGATGAGTAAACGGGATAAGCGTAAATATTACTACATCATTGGTATTGTAGCTGTTGCGTTGGTTATTGCGGCCATTTGGGCTTTTTGGAAGCACAACGAAAGCAGTTCATTGGGGGAAGCATTGGATGCGTCGAATGTTGCTTTGACAACGCAGGATTCCTTAAATGTCGTTTTGTTTTATCAAATCAAGGAATTACAACTCAAATTCGCGAATGATTCCACCCTGAATACGAACAAAAAATTACGAGACGAAACAGCCAGAAAGATTATTGAAATGCAACAGGCCTATTCCGAAAAAATGCGTGCAAGACCTCAATATAGGGCTGTGGTGAATTTGGCGAATTCAGGCAATGCAAGTGGAAATGTGGATAAATTGATCTATGACATTACGCGCCTATTTGGTGAAAACGAAATGGTAATGCCTGCCGGATATGTTGAAAAAGTGAAACAGTATATCAAATATTGGCAGAGTAGTTCACGGTATGTAAATGCCTTGCGAACAGCGCAAGAAAATGGGTATGTGGAACCTATTGTAGCCAGTTTCATGAAGCGCGGAGTACCCCCACAGTTTTTTTATTTGGGCATGCAAGAAAGTAATTTTAATACCAAAATTGTGGGACCTCCCACCCGCTATGGGCATGCAAAAGGGATGTGGCAATTTATTCCAGCAACAGGCACACGGTATGGGTTGAAAATTGGTCCGTTGAAGGATGTAGGGGTGTATGACCCTGAAGACGAAAGGCACGACCACGTAAAAGCAGGAGAAGCGGCAGCTGGTTATATTGCCGATATTTATAAGACGGATGCACAAGCTTCTGGACTGTGTGTTATGGCTTCGTACAACTGGGGAGAAGGAAATGTCATCAAACGAATCAGGGCCATGCCTAATAATCCTCGCGATCGGAATTTCTGGAATATGTACACCCAGACTTGGATGCCCGAAGAGACCAAAAATTACGTGTTTTATATTACCGCAGCAGCAGTTATTGGCGAAAACCCTCGCTTGTTTGGGTTTAATTTCGACAACCCACTGGCAGCGGCCATACAAAAGGTTGGTAGTGGGCAGTACGTAATGCCAGGAGGCGGCAGCCCTGCTTATTCAGATTTACCACCCATGACTTTAGCGATGGATAGTGAACGGGAGCAATTGTTTAAATTCCGGACGTTCTGGTGA
- the tssK gene encoding type VI secretion system baseplate subunit TssK, whose translation MARPQKVVWSEGMALDPHHFQQWDRFSQANVVFRQRMLQRHAWGILTLMIDEEALLNGQFSLTQASGIMPDGLVFDLPETDRAPDARPIQGAFDPTKDRLAVFLAVPAERVEGRNTLLPDVPLNRTTRFVTTEIMVRDDNTGIEDRPIQVARANFQLVFEGESVNDLSTIKIAEVLRTRTGTYELNPQFIPPCLSLVSSKALESIARRTMELLVAKRQALMDKHAAYGRGELVAADVTTMLFLESINGSIPEINHNFSVIQSHPEAFFLTLLRLSGYLTTYSTAFSYNDFPAYDHSDLTACFHTLFNQFRTLLGDVVFSKEYERIDLIRKGESIYLATFDERHLPENVELYLVATGQVASDRMRSSFPNDIRIASPAMIEPVLKGFVRALEVHYVMSLPKGLPVRPDAYYFKLTKSGPFWDDIRAKKALVLFVPATLKMLDLELIALNRS comes from the coding sequence ATGGCAAGACCCCAAAAAGTAGTTTGGTCGGAAGGAATGGCCCTCGACCCACACCACTTCCAACAGTGGGACCGTTTTTCTCAAGCCAATGTTGTCTTTCGTCAGAGAATGCTACAGCGTCATGCTTGGGGAATTCTGACCTTGATGATTGATGAAGAAGCGCTGTTAAATGGTCAGTTTAGCTTGACTCAGGCCAGTGGCATTATGCCAGATGGTCTTGTATTTGATTTACCAGAAACCGACCGCGCACCCGATGCGAGACCCATACAAGGTGCTTTTGACCCTACAAAAGACCGTTTGGCGGTATTTTTGGCGGTTCCTGCTGAACGGGTAGAGGGGCGAAATACGTTGTTGCCGGATGTCCCCCTTAACCGAACAACGCGGTTTGTGACGACCGAAATTATGGTTCGGGATGATAACACAGGAATTGAAGATCGTCCCATTCAGGTTGCAAGGGCCAATTTTCAGTTGGTTTTTGAAGGGGAAAGTGTGAATGATCTTAGCACCATCAAAATTGCTGAGGTCTTACGTACGAGAACTGGAACCTATGAGTTAAACCCTCAATTCATTCCACCATGCCTGTCTTTGGTCTCATCCAAAGCTTTAGAAAGCATCGCACGCCGCACGATGGAACTCTTGGTGGCAAAGCGTCAGGCTTTAATGGACAAACATGCGGCCTATGGTCGTGGCGAATTGGTGGCGGCAGATGTAACGACCATGCTGTTTTTGGAATCCATCAATGGTTCTATTCCCGAAATCAATCACAATTTTTCGGTCATACAAAGCCATCCAGAAGCCTTCTTTCTTACGTTGCTACGCTTGTCGGGTTATCTGACCACTTATTCCACTGCTTTTTCATACAACGATTTTCCTGCGTATGACCATAGTGACCTCACTGCTTGTTTTCATACGCTGTTTAACCAGTTCCGGACCTTGTTGGGGGATGTGGTATTCTCGAAAGAATATGAGCGGATAGACCTGATCCGGAAAGGCGAATCCATTTATCTGGCAACCTTCGATGAACGCCATCTACCCGAAAATGTGGAATTGTATTTGGTGGCAACGGGGCAAGTGGCATCCGACCGAATGCGGTCTTCTTTCCCAAATGACATCCGGATTGCTTCTCCGGCCATGATCGAACCCGTCTTAAAAGGCTTTGTCCGTGCATTGGAAGTACACTATGTTATGAGCCTCCCAAAGGGATTGCCAGTACGGCCCGATGCGTATTATTTCAAACTAACGAAATCGGGACCGTTCTGGGACGACATTCGGGCAAAAAAAGCCTTGGTCCTTTTTGTACCAGCCACGTTAAAAATGTTGGATTTAGAGCTTATCGCCCTGAATCGTTCTTGA